Below is a genomic region from Medicago truncatula cultivar Jemalong A17 chromosome 3, MtrunA17r5.0-ANR, whole genome shotgun sequence.
GGagttaaaaaaaaccaatataGCATCATTCTTTTAAAAAGATTGTACTCAactattttaaagttaaaaaaaaaaaaactcaactttttaattttgttaactaGTATCTTTAGGTATTTGTTAACATCACGTTTAATCTAAAACCATATACATTAATGGAAGCATTGAAAAAACACATTGTTATCTTGTATGTATCAGATTTTACGACAAGGCAAGGGCATGCATTATTTTTTGAGCAACAAACCAAGCTAAGTTTTGAGTTTTGAGCAAGATCTATCTATCTAGCTATGAATTTCAAAATCCTAGCTACAGCTTTCAACCTTCAACTTCCaagaacaaaattttgttatcaTTTTCACTCTTTGAGGAAACTTGTGTACAGGGTGGTTCCTTAGGATGCAGTTAGTTTTGTGGATTTACCTTAGATTTCaaactttcaaatttcaatacacCCTTTTTGGGATTCCTCTCACATCATGAtctaattagttttttattgcAACAAATTAATATTGGAAAAATTTGGAAGCTATAGCTAGTGAgatgaaacaaaagaaaagaaagtcaaGTCACTAAAAATGTCTCAGCCTCTCTCTCCTCAttaaagaaagaacaaaaagaaacaGGCTCTTgataaattgaaagaaagagagagaatctAATGTGATAGTGACTTGACATACAAGCTTAGATATTGACATTTCATCACAGGCTGTGTTTGTGTTAGGGGGGTGACGAAATGAAGAAGATCGAGTTGGATTAAATTGAGTTAAAGGGCTACAAAGTAAAGTTATTTATGAAGGGAGAGAGTGTAACAAAAATATAGAGCCAATTATAGGCATGAAAATGCATGGCATGAGAATAGTGAAATGAAAgagtatttaaaattaacaaTTGCAATAGCCAAACATGATGGCAGAGTGGGAGGCACAGCACAAAAGGGTGCAGAGGGCCACAACAGCTAGACTTGAAAAAGAAGAGTAGCCAtcaggaggaggaggaggtgcaGAGCAGAAGAAAGACAGTGACTTTCTTTTCGACTTCTTCCTCTTCCCCTTGCTTGCTTCTGCCTTGATGCTCtcaattttgttttggattttggagTAACGTTTTTAAGGAGACCTTTGTATactcttttgatttttatattagttATATTAGATTTTGGTCTACTCTCTCTAAGTtgtttcatcattttcttttattttaatggcTAAATATTCACCACATGgtatttattctttaaaaaaaatagatgcatGTTTGGAGATTCTCAAATTGAAATACCACGATCATTTTTCTTGATAGAGCAATGGGTTTTTCATTAAATCGAAGGAGGTGTGGCTGTGGCGTTTATTTAAAATCTaccatatataattttcaaaaacaattactcaatctctcaaataaaaaattattcaaaacaacttcttcttattttatgtagttttaaaacaaatctcttttttttttcttctaaaaattacaataattgAATGAAAGACTGctaaaaataattacttatgAAACATCAAAATTTGCAACCACACGATTATACACAAAAATATTGAGACAGGAAAATTTGAAGGAGTAACCTAATAGCACCTTTAATGTGATCCCTTTTTTATACATAGGATGATCACTTTGTAGTTCGTACACAATCCTTTACCTCGTTTTAGTAACATTAATCATATGAATATGTGGGGATGATCTAACtaattttttgattaattttaatattattcttaATTTCTTGTATATTAGTCCCTTCGACTCTAATTAAGAGACATCTATTAAATATGTTAAAGAGACAAACATGACACTTTGATCCACTTAAgctataaaaatattaaattagttTTAGCATTGCATGAGATTTATACACTATAAAATGATCAACTCATATTCCATTTGTCAAATGcaaagagaaaaaacaaatatgactaaAACTCTGAAGTTTTTTTATGctatgattttatttctttccttgTTTCTTGTTGCAAAGGAAATTGAAGGTAAGCCATATTTTCACTCTTTTCAATTTTGCTTAATTACTTTGTAGTTTATACACAATCTTTGGGTGTGTGTTAATATGGGAAAGGTTATTCCTTTCCCACCTGGGTAAGTTGGATTCAACGATTAGATTAAGTggagaacatattcttaacatgttctctcaatactagatttttcttcgcactatcttccaacaatttaaaaattctgaaaattaatttttagaaattaaaaaaattcagataatttttttttaaaattttgtaattcatttattgaatgttagaattttcttttttgaaaaaaaaattatttcaataaaaataaaattttggaaactaagataagtttttatttttctaaaaagaatatattttttaatttcataataaaataagatattctgaaaaataaaataaaaaccctaaaaaaaatattttgaaattaaagttttttatttttctaagaaaataaaattttggaaaataaggtttttgaaaatattttgaaataaaattctgaataattttttttttcattttttcaaaaaaataattctaacattcaataaatgaattacagtatttaaaaaaatattatcaaattttttttcgatttttaaaattgttggaagatagtgtgaagaaaaatctagtgttgagagagcatgttaagaatatgttcttcacttaatctaatcattgaatccaacattcccatggtgggaaatgATTAACCTGAAATATCACCCAATCTTtgtatctcattttattaacattgttttattctctttttcattacaacaaaaaaaggaTGTGAAGACGATAGTGATTGTCCACAAATTTTCAACTTCCATCCTTTTATTTGTAAGTGTATTAACAACGAATGCGAAAAGGTTATACTGCAAAAAGGTTATATGAGTATGAAACCCAAGATATTACACAAACGCTATACAAGGAAGAATGAGTTCTTACActagcaaaaaaatatatgcaataaTTGTATCCATGGGTTACATGGGTtgccatttaaattttttgttgtaattctgGGACCTTGCATTTATGGATTTGTATTCTCATATGTcggtaaaaaaatgaattaagaaattaaggaatatcaagaaagattttatcaagaaatattcAAGAATGATATGGCAGAATAATTACctttagattttataaaaaaattgtcctgaaattaatgttagccaataaaatctcagcctgaccagaaatcatggggtggtgggtgttatgtatttttttttattttttatgaaaggttaataaatgagactgaaatctaaggatgattattgtgccatgtcattcttgaatctttcttgataaaatcattcttgatatctaacATTTTCCATTTTATATGTATCACCATGGCCTGCAATTTAGGCATATAACTAAAGAATTTTAATATCTTTACCACTAACGTTGAAATAGAATCATTTCACTTTGAAGCCTGTAACTCTAATTTTTTGTCATAACATagttatgactttttttttccttcacagACAGACTCATTGTTATAATTATGAACTTTGAAATAATTCAATTTATATTTCTCTTAAGCGAGGGTGTATATGTTGATTTCTTTCATGTAAGAAGAAAGTATCTGTCTAAATGATTTGTCTTTTACCTATTTCCTACGTAAATTTAAACACCTT
It encodes:
- the LOC112419996 gene encoding uncharacterized protein; the protein is MINSYSICQMQREKTNMTKTLKFFYAMILFLSLFLVAKEIEGCEDDSDCPQIFNFHPFICKCINNECEKVILQKGYMSMKPKILHKRYTRKNEFLHYRFDSNYKFPLKNNFASILWKLLVFLYYNFISFLVSCFAKEVDGCEVDGDCPKVFKLNVHDFIYKCINNKCVRVYYPKPVPMPDFFF